From Aerosticca soli, a single genomic window includes:
- the thiS gene encoding sulfur carrier protein ThiS, with protein sequence MLITLNGKPLELPAGTTVAGLLKRAGFAGRRVAVEVNQTIVPRSQHDQHALAENDRVEIVQAIGGG encoded by the coding sequence ATGCTGATCACTCTCAACGGCAAACCGCTGGAACTGCCCGCTGGCACCACCGTCGCCGGCCTGCTCAAACGGGCCGGTTTCGCCGGTCGGCGGGTGGCCGTCGAGGTCAACCAGACCATCGTCCCGCGCAGTCAGCACGACCAGCACGCACTGGCCGAGAACGACCGCGTCGAGATCGTGCAGGCCATCGGCGGCGGTTGA
- a CDS encoding citrate synthase produces MSPAKPIKLIDENSQRSSELPLLEGTLGPSCIDISTLYKDTGHFTFDPGYGSTASTQSAITYIDGDKGVLLYRGYPIEQLAEQSSFLEVAYLLLHGELPNRDQLATFEDQITHHTMMRESQKDFFKGFHHDAHPMAMLAASMASLSAFYHDDLDVYNPEDRKLAAIRLIAKMPTIAAACYRYSIGWPFRYPRNNLEYVSRFLHMMFEVPSEPLELNPVVPKALDLLFILHADHEQNASTSTVRLVGSTGANPYACIAAGITALWGPAHGGANEAVLKMLEEIGTPDKVETAIRRAKDKNDHYRLMGFGHRVYKNFDPRAKIIREMAHKVLNELGVDDPLLDVAMKLEETALKDDYFVERKLYPNVDFYSGIIYKALGIPTEMFTVMFAIARTAGWIAHWIEQHETPGTRIGRPRQLYVGSTPRDYVPMTKR; encoded by the coding sequence GTGTCTCCAGCCAAGCCCATCAAGCTGATCGACGAGAACAGCCAGCGCAGCAGCGAGCTTCCCCTGCTCGAAGGCACGCTCGGCCCGTCCTGCATCGACATCAGCACGCTGTACAAGGACACCGGCCATTTCACTTTCGACCCGGGTTACGGCAGCACCGCGAGCACGCAGAGCGCGATCACCTACATCGATGGCGACAAGGGCGTACTGCTCTACCGCGGCTATCCCATCGAGCAGCTGGCCGAGCAGTCGAGCTTCCTCGAAGTGGCCTACCTGCTGCTGCACGGTGAGTTGCCGAACCGCGACCAGCTGGCGACCTTCGAGGACCAGATCACCCATCACACCATGATGCGTGAGTCGCAGAAGGACTTCTTCAAGGGTTTCCACCACGATGCCCATCCGATGGCGATGCTGGCCGCCTCGATGGCCTCGCTCTCGGCGTTCTACCACGACGATCTGGACGTCTATAACCCCGAAGACCGCAAGCTGGCGGCGATCCGCCTGATCGCCAAGATGCCGACCATCGCCGCGGCCTGCTACCGCTATTCGATCGGCTGGCCGTTCCGCTATCCGCGCAACAACCTCGAATACGTGAGCCGCTTCCTGCACATGATGTTCGAGGTGCCGAGCGAGCCGCTCGAGCTCAACCCGGTGGTGCCCAAGGCGCTGGATCTCCTGTTCATCCTGCACGCCGACCACGAGCAGAACGCCTCCACCTCCACCGTGCGTCTGGTCGGTTCCACCGGCGCCAATCCCTACGCCTGCATCGCCGCCGGCATCACCGCATTGTGGGGTCCCGCCCACGGCGGCGCCAACGAGGCGGTGCTCAAGATGCTCGAGGAGATCGGCACGCCCGACAAGGTGGAAACCGCGATCCGCCGCGCCAAGGACAAGAACGACCACTACCGGCTGATGGGCTTCGGCCATCGCGTGTACAAGAACTTCGACCCGCGCGCGAAGATCATCCGCGAGATGGCGCACAAGGTGCTGAACGAGCTCGGCGTCGACGACCCGCTGCTCGACGTGGCGATGAAGCTCGAGGAGACGGCGCTCAAGGACGACTACTTCGTCGAGCGCAAGCTCTATCCCAACGTCGATTTCTACTCCGGCATCATCTACAAGGCGCTCGGCATCCCCACCGAGATGTTCACCGTGATGTTCGCCATTGCCCGCACCGCCGGCTGGATCGCCCACTGGATCGAGCAGCACGAGACCCCGGGGACGCGCATCGGTCGCCCGCGTCAGCTCTACGTGGGCAGTACGCCGCGCGATTACGTGCCGATGACCAAGCGCTGA
- the rimK gene encoding 30S ribosomal protein S6--L-glutamate ligase: MKIAILSRNSQLYSTRRLVEAARSRGHVVRVLDPLRCYVRIAPGNMAIHYRGKPLRDFSAVIPRIGTQSTFYGTAVLRQLEMMGVYTPNTADAVLCARDKLRCLQVLAAHGVPMPMTVFGDNPDDTDDLLALLGEPPHVIKLNEGSQGNGVVLAEKRAASQSVIEAFRGLYATFLVQEFIAEAKGSDLRCFVVGGKVVAAMQRVASPGDFRANLHRGGSAEKARLSAGERALAIQAAKVVGLGIAGVDLLRSRRGPLLLEVNASPGLEGIEGATGVDVAGQIVRHLERHARRD; this comes from the coding sequence ATGAAGATCGCCATCCTGTCGCGCAACAGCCAGCTTTATTCCACCCGACGGCTGGTCGAGGCGGCGCGTTCGCGCGGCCATGTGGTGCGTGTGCTCGATCCGTTGCGCTGCTACGTGCGCATCGCGCCGGGGAACATGGCGATCCATTACCGCGGCAAGCCGTTGCGTGATTTTTCCGCGGTGATCCCGCGCATCGGCACACAGAGCACGTTCTACGGTACCGCGGTGCTTCGCCAGCTCGAGATGATGGGCGTGTATACGCCCAACACGGCCGACGCGGTGCTGTGCGCGCGCGACAAACTACGCTGCCTGCAGGTGCTTGCCGCGCACGGCGTGCCGATGCCGATGACCGTGTTCGGCGACAATCCGGACGACACCGACGATCTGCTCGCCCTGCTCGGCGAGCCGCCGCACGTGATCAAGCTCAACGAGGGCAGCCAGGGCAATGGCGTGGTGCTGGCCGAGAAACGGGCTGCCTCGCAGAGCGTGATCGAGGCCTTCCGTGGCCTGTACGCCACCTTTCTGGTGCAGGAGTTCATCGCCGAGGCCAAGGGCAGCGACCTGCGCTGTTTCGTGGTCGGCGGCAAGGTGGTGGCGGCGATGCAGCGGGTGGCCAGCCCCGGGGACTTCCGCGCCAACCTGCATCGTGGCGGCAGCGCGGAAAAGGCGCGCCTGAGTGCCGGGGAGCGCGCCCTCGCCATTCAGGCGGCGAAGGTGGTCGGCCTGGGCATCGCCGGGGTGGACCTGCTGCGTTCGCGGCGCGGCCCGCTGTTGCTCGAAGTCAACGCCTCGCCCGGGCTCGAGGGCATCGAGGGCGCCACCGGCGTGGATGTCGCCGGCCAGATCGTGCGGCATCTGGAGCGTCATGCCCGCCGGGACTGA
- a CDS encoding type B 50S ribosomal protein L31, with translation MKPDIHPNYRPVVFQDLSSDFAFLTRSTIAAKDTIKWEDGNEYPLVKVDISSHSHPFYTGKHKTIDAGGRVDKFRRRYAQK, from the coding sequence ATGAAGCCCGATATCCATCCGAACTATCGCCCGGTGGTGTTCCAGGACCTTTCGTCCGATTTCGCCTTTCTCACGCGCTCGACGATCGCCGCCAAGGACACCATCAAGTGGGAGGACGGCAACGAGTACCCGCTGGTCAAGGTGGATATCTCCAGCCACTCGCATCCGTTTTATACCGGCAAGCACAAGACCATCGACGCCGGTGGCCGCGTCGACAAGTTCCGTCGCCGCTACGCGCAGAAGTGA
- a CDS encoding response regulator transcription factor, whose amino-acid sequence MRVLVIEDNSDIATNIGDYLEDRGHVVDFAGDGVTGLHLAVVNDFDVIVLDLTLPGMDGLEVAKKLRHEAHKQTPILMLTARDALEQKLTGFESGADDYMTKPFALQELAARLEVLARRGKGPQSRVLKVGDLTYNLDTLTVSRAGKAIQLNPIGLKLLQALMEASPAVVTRQDLEQRVWGEELPDSDSLRVHIHGLRAAIDKPFDKPLIHTRHGIGYRMVDPDAVQT is encoded by the coding sequence ATGCGCGTCCTGGTGATCGAAGACAACAGCGATATCGCGACCAACATCGGCGACTATCTCGAAGACCGTGGCCACGTGGTCGATTTCGCCGGCGATGGCGTCACCGGCCTGCACCTTGCCGTGGTCAACGATTTCGACGTCATCGTGCTCGACCTCACCCTGCCGGGGATGGACGGGCTGGAAGTGGCGAAGAAGCTGCGCCATGAGGCACACAAGCAGACGCCGATCCTGATGCTCACTGCGCGTGATGCGCTGGAGCAGAAACTGACCGGCTTCGAATCCGGCGCCGACGACTACATGACCAAGCCGTTCGCGCTGCAGGAGCTGGCCGCGCGGCTGGAAGTGCTGGCCCGGCGCGGCAAGGGCCCGCAGAGCCGGGTGCTCAAGGTCGGCGACCTCACCTACAACCTGGACACGCTCACCGTGAGCCGCGCCGGCAAGGCGATCCAGCTCAACCCGATCGGGCTCAAGCTGCTGCAGGCGCTGATGGAGGCGAGCCCGGCGGTGGTGACCCGCCAGGATCTGGAACAGCGCGTGTGGGGCGAGGAGCTGCCCGACAGCGATTCCCTGCGCGTGCACATCCACGGCCTGCGCGCGGCGATCGACAAGCCGTTCGACAAGCCACTGATCCATACCCGCCACGGCATCGGTTACCGCATGGTCGATCCGGATGCGGTCCAGACGTAA
- the trmB gene encoding tRNA (guanosine(46)-N7)-methyltransferase TrmB, whose amino-acid sequence MTDSASSAPQRRIRSFVLREGRMTSAQERAFALHWQRFGIDYTGTPQDFAAHFGRRAPLVLEIGFGNGEALAWASEHDPDRDYLGIEVHGPGVGRLMNALAAREARNVRLYRHDAVDVLEQEIPAGTLAEIRLWFPDPWPKKRHHKRRIVQPAFLALLASRAAPDALLHLATDWQPYAEHMLALLEEAPDWRNAVAPGRYAERPPWRIETRFERRGRQLGHGVWDLLYRRRPTAS is encoded by the coding sequence ATGACCGATTCCGCCTCGTCCGCCCCCCAACGCCGCATCCGCAGCTTCGTGCTGCGCGAAGGCCGCATGACGAGCGCGCAGGAACGCGCCTTCGCCCTGCACTGGCAACGCTTCGGCATCGACTACACCGGCACGCCGCAGGACTTTGCCGCCCATTTCGGCCGGCGCGCGCCGCTGGTGCTGGAGATCGGCTTCGGCAACGGCGAGGCGCTGGCCTGGGCAAGCGAGCACGATCCGGATCGCGACTATCTCGGCATCGAGGTGCACGGTCCGGGCGTGGGCCGGCTGATGAACGCGCTGGCGGCACGCGAGGCGCGCAACGTGCGGCTGTACAGACACGATGCGGTGGACGTGCTCGAACAGGAGATTCCTGCCGGCACGCTCGCCGAGATCCGCCTGTGGTTTCCCGACCCCTGGCCCAAGAAACGTCACCACAAGCGGCGCATCGTGCAGCCGGCGTTCCTCGCCCTGCTCGCCAGCCGCGCCGCGCCGGACGCGCTGCTGCACCTGGCCACCGACTGGCAGCCCTATGCCGAGCACATGCTGGCATTGCTGGAGGAGGCCCCCGACTGGCGCAACGCGGTGGCTCCCGGCCGCTATGCCGAGCGGCCGCCCTGGCGCATCGAGACGCGCTTCGAGCGGCGCGGCCGCCAACTCGGCCACGGCGTGTGGGATCTCCTGTACCGCAGGCGTCCGACCGCCAGCTGA
- a CDS encoding thiazole synthase, whose translation MNTPAPHADPLVIAGKTYRSRLLTGTGKYKDFDETRRASLAAGAEIVTVAIRRVNIGQDAGAPSLLDALPPDEFTLLPNTAGCYNAVDAVRTCRLARELLDGHALVKLEVLGDEKTLFPDVIETLKAAEQLVADGFQVMVYTSDDPILARRLEDIGCVAVMPLAAPIGSGLGIQNKYNLLEIVENAKVPVIVDAGVGTASDAAIAMELGCDGVLMNTAIAGAKDPVLMAHAMKLAVEAGRAAFRAGRIPRRRYASASSPLDGTIG comes from the coding sequence ATGAACACACCCGCGCCCCACGCCGATCCACTCGTCATCGCCGGCAAAACCTACCGCTCGCGCCTGCTCACCGGCACCGGCAAATACAAGGACTTCGACGAGACCCGCCGCGCCAGCCTGGCCGCCGGCGCCGAGATCGTCACCGTGGCGATCCGCCGCGTGAACATTGGCCAGGACGCGGGCGCGCCCAGCCTGCTCGACGCGCTGCCGCCCGATGAGTTCACCCTGCTGCCGAACACCGCCGGCTGCTACAACGCGGTCGACGCGGTGCGCACCTGCCGGCTCGCGCGCGAGCTGCTCGACGGCCACGCGCTGGTCAAACTGGAGGTGCTGGGCGACGAGAAAACCCTGTTTCCCGACGTGATCGAGACACTGAAAGCCGCCGAGCAACTGGTCGCCGACGGTTTCCAGGTGATGGTCTACACCTCGGACGACCCGATTCTCGCGCGCCGGCTGGAAGACATCGGCTGCGTGGCGGTGATGCCGCTGGCCGCGCCGATCGGCTCGGGGCTCGGCATCCAGAACAAGTACAACCTGCTCGAGATCGTCGAGAACGCGAAGGTGCCGGTGATCGTCGATGCCGGCGTCGGCACCGCCTCGGATGCCGCGATCGCGATGGAACTCGGCTGCGACGGCGTGCTGATGAACACCGCCATCGCCGGCGCGAAGGATCCGGTGCTGATGGCGCATGCGATGAAGCTCGCCGTCGAGGCCGGGCGCGCCGCCTTCCGCGCCGGACGCATCCCGCGCCGCCGCTACGCCAGCGCCTCCAGCCCGCTCGACGGCACCATCGGCTAA
- a CDS encoding DUF6600 domain-containing protein encodes MPRSMPSLGRWRGWLCTALWLLCCVAAAQSRDDQANADPPSRAVRLAYLSGAVALLPAGTQTWIDAGLNRPLAAGERLSTTPAARVELELPDAALRLDGRTDLALLAFDDQLAQFELGAGTAILSVRNVAAGESYEIDTPRVALVVDRPGVFRVDVDRGSGTTTIGVLSGSASVYGEHDARRDIFAGRNYRFEDTALDRVTVEDRPAEEDDFEHWSAERDRRYVRATSTQYVDETVVGYPDLDAYGSWQDDVDYGPVWYPAVVAVDWAPYRYGHWDYVGLWGWTWVDDLPWGFAPYHYGRWIHRPRGWCWIPGPRGVRPVYAPALVAFIGDRHTRVAVGVAPVGWLPLGPGDVYIPWYRASHRYFDRVNETNLRWRRAEERTRWEQRIEAHYRDYRAGTAPPVDHYVNWRAPHALTAIDVRAWQPTEPVQRHRLELDPSRLRQAGVLTRLPPPARQPWPSTAAQAGAPPNSPARPVVMHHRFDRPSGAPMPQPAPKPFPAGAPGHPSGGPGAQPVRPGLPGQSSQPDHPRDWTAPRPGPQPEHTPDAGHPGPPEGPSTGHRPPLSPGPAPAAMGGASERRDAWPAHFVHHPSAQGGATAPAAPAAGAAPEPHGLPQPPRFSTLPPGTAAPESLHGHDAPAPVSLPSAPSFRREDAPRPPADAWRHAPSRPAPVLEPRPAIPERHAPVPTPRSWQPAARPLSAPHEIAPTPHEAPRAAPRQGGHPAETTGHPHPHPPPSGDRDDRH; translated from the coding sequence ATGCCAAGGTCGATGCCATCGCTCGGACGCTGGCGGGGCTGGCTCTGTACCGCGCTATGGCTGCTTTGCTGCGTAGCGGCGGCGCAGTCCCGTGACGATCAGGCCAACGCCGATCCGCCCTCGCGGGCGGTGCGCCTTGCCTATCTTTCCGGCGCCGTGGCGCTGCTTCCGGCCGGCACGCAGACATGGATCGACGCCGGCCTGAATCGCCCGCTCGCCGCCGGCGAGCGCCTCTCGACGACACCCGCGGCGCGGGTCGAACTCGAGCTTCCCGATGCCGCGCTGCGACTGGACGGCCGCACCGACTTGGCCCTGCTCGCGTTCGATGACCAGCTCGCCCAGTTCGAGCTCGGCGCAGGCACGGCCATCCTTTCGGTGCGCAACGTCGCCGCCGGCGAAAGCTACGAGATCGACACGCCCCGCGTGGCGCTGGTGGTCGACCGTCCCGGCGTGTTCCGGGTGGACGTCGACCGCGGCAGCGGTACGACCACGATCGGCGTGTTGTCCGGCAGTGCCAGCGTGTACGGCGAACACGACGCCCGGCGCGACATCTTCGCCGGCCGCAACTACCGTTTCGAAGACACCGCACTGGACCGCGTGACGGTGGAGGACCGCCCGGCGGAGGAAGACGACTTCGAGCATTGGTCGGCCGAGCGCGACCGCCGCTATGTGCGCGCCACATCCACGCAGTACGTCGATGAAACGGTAGTCGGCTACCCGGACCTGGACGCCTACGGCAGCTGGCAGGACGATGTCGACTACGGCCCGGTGTGGTATCCGGCCGTCGTGGCGGTGGACTGGGCGCCCTACCGCTACGGCCACTGGGATTACGTGGGCTTGTGGGGCTGGACCTGGGTGGACGATCTGCCCTGGGGCTTTGCCCCGTATCACTATGGCCGCTGGATCCATCGTCCGCGCGGCTGGTGCTGGATTCCCGGCCCGCGCGGCGTACGCCCGGTGTATGCGCCGGCCCTGGTCGCCTTCATCGGTGACCGCCACACCCGCGTGGCGGTCGGCGTGGCACCGGTCGGCTGGCTGCCGCTCGGGCCGGGTGACGTGTATATCCCCTGGTATCGCGCCAGTCACCGCTATTTCGACCGCGTCAATGAAACCAACCTGCGCTGGCGGCGCGCCGAGGAACGGACGCGCTGGGAACAGCGCATCGAAGCGCATTACCGCGATTACCGCGCCGGCACCGCGCCGCCGGTCGACCACTATGTGAACTGGCGCGCGCCCCATGCGCTGACCGCGATCGACGTCCGCGCCTGGCAACCGACCGAACCCGTCCAGCGCCACCGGCTGGAGCTCGATCCCAGCCGCTTGCGGCAAGCCGGCGTGCTGACCCGACTGCCGCCGCCCGCTCGGCAGCCATGGCCGTCGACCGCCGCGCAGGCCGGCGCACCGCCAAACAGCCCGGCGCGTCCGGTGGTCATGCACCACCGCTTCGACAGGCCGTCGGGGGCACCGATGCCGCAACCTGCGCCCAAGCCATTTCCCGCAGGCGCGCCGGGACATCCGAGCGGCGGTCCCGGAGCGCAACCCGTGCGGCCGGGCCTGCCCGGCCAGTCGTCCCAGCCCGATCATCCCCGCGACTGGACGGCGCCAAGGCCCGGTCCGCAGCCGGAACACACGCCGGATGCGGGTCACCCCGGACCGCCCGAGGGCCCTTCGACCGGGCACCGTCCGCCGCTATCGCCAGGCCCGGCGCCGGCCGCAATGGGCGGCGCATCCGAGCGACGCGATGCCTGGCCTGCGCACTTCGTCCATCACCCGTCAGCGCAGGGCGGCGCCACAGCGCCGGCTGCGCCGGCGGCGGGTGCCGCGCCGGAACCGCATGGTCTGCCGCAGCCGCCGCGCTTCAGCACCCTGCCGCCGGGCACGGCCGCCCCCGAGAGCCTGCACGGGCACGATGCGCCTGCGCCCGTCTCGCTGCCGTCCGCGCCGAGCTTCCGGCGCGAGGACGCGCCCAGGCCACCTGCGGACGCCTGGCGCCATGCGCCATCCCGTCCGGCGCCTGTCCTCGAGCCTCGCCCGGCGATCCCTGAGCGGCACGCGCCGGTGCCCACGCCACGTTCCTGGCAGCCCGCGGCGCGACCGCTGTCGGCGCCCCACGAGATCGCCCCGACGCCGCACGAAGCGCCCCGCGCCGCGCCACGCCAAGGCGGCCACCCGGCCGAAACGACGGGACACCCGCATCCGCATCCGCCGCCCTCCGGCGACCGTGACGACCGGCATTGA
- a CDS encoding penicillin-binding protein 1A, whose translation MHIFKRLLRWAVIAAFTGLLLAVLAVGAAYWLIAPRLPSVSQLKDYHLQVPLKILSADGKLIASFGEMRRIPVDIGHVPERLKHAVLAAEDADFYRHPGVDWHGIVRAGWHVLISGGDKGPGGSTITQQVARNFFLSPEKLYSRKLTEIFIALRMEKELSKDQILELYLNKMFLGHRAYGVAAAAEYYYGKTLDQLTLAQCAAIAGTFQLPSMVNPINNPQRLLARRNWILGQMLEHHYISAEEYRQAVAEPNDAYPHEPPVEVDAPYLAEMVRQQTLDRLGNDALTEGYVVKTTLDSTRQQAAVEALRKGLMDYDRRHGWRGAEAHQDLPAGADQAVFDKLLAAHMPLAGLQPALVTASSPTQATLYLSGGRTIELGLADVAWARPYINESRVGAPPKTVDAVLKRGDVVRVMADGQGHWQLTQWPTVQGALVSLDPEDGAVQALVGGFNFQRSKFNRAVMAARQPGSSFKPYIYSAAFERGYTPASIVNDAPLALPDPSRPGGLWTPSNDDEKFDGPIRLREALARSKNLVSVRLLDAIGVRYAREYITRFGFPLDALPANLSLALGTASVSPLSMARGYAVFANGGYLVTPYFIHEIDDRDGKAVYLANPPRACRTCPERLLNPSPPAPPPAEMAKAPGNAAADANPTADAPLPADAHDAASAPVLAPAVIDVRNAYLVTSLMKDVIQHGTGYAAKALGRSDLAGKTGSTNDHRDAWFVGFNAEVVSATWVGFDDFTPLGRARGVGEFGAQAALPIWMDYIRVALKDRPPASLPMPPGIATLLINRTTGLPTTPDDPEAMSEIFKVEDVERLRALATQQQQDEQDQRAYDIF comes from the coding sequence ATGCACATTTTCAAGCGTCTGCTGCGCTGGGCCGTCATTGCGGCCTTTACCGGCCTGCTGCTCGCGGTCCTGGCGGTGGGCGCCGCCTATTGGCTGATCGCGCCGCGGCTGCCTTCGGTGTCCCAGCTCAAGGACTACCACCTGCAGGTGCCGCTCAAGATCCTGAGCGCCGACGGCAAGCTGATCGCAAGCTTCGGCGAAATGCGGCGCATCCCGGTGGACATCGGCCACGTGCCCGAGCGCCTCAAGCATGCGGTACTGGCCGCCGAGGACGCCGATTTCTACCGGCACCCCGGGGTGGACTGGCATGGCATCGTGCGCGCCGGCTGGCACGTGCTCATCTCCGGCGGCGACAAGGGCCCGGGCGGCTCCACCATCACCCAGCAGGTGGCGCGCAATTTCTTCCTGAGCCCGGAGAAGCTCTATTCGCGCAAGCTCACCGAGATCTTCATCGCGCTGCGCATGGAGAAGGAGCTCAGCAAGGACCAGATCCTCGAGCTGTACCTCAACAAGATGTTCCTGGGCCATCGCGCCTACGGCGTGGCGGCCGCCGCCGAGTACTACTACGGCAAGACCCTGGACCAGCTCACCCTGGCGCAGTGCGCGGCCATTGCCGGCACCTTCCAGCTGCCGTCGATGGTCAACCCGATCAACAATCCCCAGCGCCTGCTCGCGCGGCGCAACTGGATCCTCGGGCAGATGCTCGAGCATCACTACATCAGCGCCGAGGAATACCGCCAGGCCGTGGCGGAGCCGAACGATGCCTACCCGCACGAGCCGCCGGTGGAGGTGGACGCCCCCTATCTGGCCGAAATGGTGCGTCAACAGACGCTGGACCGGCTCGGCAACGACGCGTTGACCGAGGGTTACGTGGTCAAGACCACGCTCGACAGCACCCGTCAGCAGGCGGCCGTGGAAGCCCTGCGCAAAGGCCTCATGGATTACGATCGCCGCCACGGCTGGCGCGGGGCCGAGGCCCACCAGGACTTGCCCGCCGGCGCCGATCAGGCCGTTTTCGACAAACTGCTCGCCGCCCACATGCCGCTGGCCGGCCTGCAACCGGCGCTGGTGACGGCCAGTTCACCGACGCAGGCGACGCTCTATCTCTCGGGCGGCCGCACGATCGAGCTCGGTCTGGCCGATGTCGCCTGGGCTCGGCCCTACATCAATGAAAGCCGTGTCGGCGCGCCACCGAAGACCGTCGATGCGGTACTCAAGCGTGGCGACGTCGTCCGGGTGATGGCCGACGGACAGGGCCATTGGCAATTGACGCAGTGGCCGACGGTGCAAGGCGCGCTGGTGTCGCTCGACCCCGAGGACGGCGCGGTCCAGGCGCTGGTGGGTGGCTTCAATTTTCAGCGCAGCAAATTCAACCGTGCGGTGATGGCGGCGCGTCAGCCTGGCTCGAGCTTCAAGCCGTACATCTACTCGGCGGCTTTCGAGCGCGGCTACACCCCCGCCTCGATCGTCAACGACGCGCCGCTCGCGCTGCCCGACCCCTCGCGCCCGGGTGGCCTGTGGACGCCTTCCAACGACGACGAGAAGTTCGACGGCCCGATCCGCCTGCGCGAGGCGCTGGCCCGTTCGAAGAACCTGGTCTCGGTGCGGCTCTTGGACGCGATCGGCGTGCGCTATGCACGCGAATACATCACCCGCTTCGGCTTTCCGCTCGACGCCCTGCCGGCCAACCTGTCGCTGGCGCTCGGTACCGCCTCGGTCTCGCCGCTCAGCATGGCGCGCGGCTATGCGGTGTTCGCCAACGGCGGCTATCTGGTGACGCCCTATTTCATCCACGAGATCGACGATCGCGACGGCAAAGCGGTCTATCTCGCCAATCCACCGCGCGCCTGCCGTACCTGTCCCGAGCGCCTGCTCAATCCCTCCCCGCCGGCGCCGCCGCCGGCCGAGATGGCCAAGGCGCCGGGCAACGCGGCCGCCGACGCCAACCCGACCGCGGACGCCCCGCTGCCGGCCGATGCCCACGACGCCGCCAGTGCGCCAGTGCTTGCGCCGGCGGTCATCGACGTGCGCAACGCCTATCTCGTCACCTCGCTGATGAAGGACGTCATCCAGCACGGCACCGGTTATGCCGCCAAGGCGCTGGGCCGCAGCGACCTGGCGGGCAAGACCGGCTCCACCAATGACCATCGCGACGCCTGGTTCGTCGGCTTCAATGCCGAGGTGGTCAGCGCGACCTGGGTCGGCTTCGACGACTTCACACCGCTCGGACGCGCACGCGGCGTGGGCGAGTTCGGCGCCCAGGCGGCCTTGCCGATCTGGATGGATTACATACGCGTGGCGCTCAAGGATCGCCCGCCGGCGTCGCTGCCGATGCCGCCGGGCATCGCGACCCTGCTCATCAACCGCACCACCGGACTTCCGACCACGCCGGACGATCCGGAGGCGATGAGCGAGATCTTCAAGGTCGAGGACGTCGAACGGCTGCGCGCGCTGGCCACCCAGCAACAGCAGGACGAGCAGGACCAGCGGGCCTACGACATCTTCTGA